In Strigops habroptila isolate Jane chromosome 2, bStrHab1.2.pri, whole genome shotgun sequence, one genomic interval encodes:
- the LOC115603841 gene encoding putative protein FAM172B, with protein sequence MTNFTGEHTWLQIQHELSLRNLIEGSEYQEELKYDFNIRGELRHLDTNESFVFNYYKNAHEQNHKRYQVLGHLITQYVYELLERVCMLQKVYIPTDATEDEPRSFFFMSENALASSSSLIVLLQDHGVFRAGQWGQRIIISEGLGHGTQIPFIKMALQNHGGVVVLNPNDNFVDLKTEKERLSFSTSQEALTSTQSTWWVPKRGSSSPEEHTTYVWDHFISKSAAKNVAFIAHGYGGLVFVDLLVQRKGEVMNKVFSVAFIDSTHNVPHQTRSDPQIQEWIQKYCREWVSNSKPLDKAVGSVMKLNCPTVSAGTEKYGLAPSCCLHSMFKYLKSTLKAKTATASRQSPVATRSRTSKK encoded by the exons ATGACCAATTTTACAGGAGAGCATACG TGGTTACAAATACAGCACGAACTAAGCTTGAGGAACCTAATAGAGGGTTCAGAGTACCAAGAGGAACTGAAGTACGACTTCAACATAAGAGGGGAACTGAGGCATCTGGATACAAATGAGTCCTTTGTTTTCAATTATTACAAGAATGCACATGAGCAGAATCATAAACGCTATCAAGTTTTGGGACATTTGATTACCCAATATGTTTATGAGCTCCTGGAAAGAGTCTGCATGCTGCAGAAAGTTTATATTCCTACTGATGCTACAGAGGATGAACcgagaagtttctttttcatgagTGAGAATGCACTAGCAAGTTCCTCTAGCCTAATTGTCCTTCTTCAAGACCATGGAGTGTTCCGTGCCGGACAGTGGGGGCAAAGGATAATTATCAGTGAGGGCCTGGGGCATGGAACACAAATACCATTCATCAAAATGGCCCTTCAAAACCATGGGGGGGTTGTTGTACTGAATCCCAATGACAACTTTGTTGATTTGAAGACTGAAAAGGAGAGGTTAAGCTTTTCTACCAGTCAAGAGGCACTGACTTCTACACAGTCTACCTGGTGGGTCCCCaagaggggcagcagcagccctgaggagcatACCACGTACGTATGGGATCACTTCATTTCAAAAAGTGCAGCCAAGAACGTGGCCTTCATTGCCCATGGCTATGGTGGCTTGGTGTTTGTTGACCTGCTGGTGCAGCGAAAAGGGGAGGTAATGAATAAAGTGTTCTCTGTGGCATTCATTGACTCCACGCACAACGTGCCTCACCAGACTAGAAGTGATCCACAAATACAAGAATGGATACAGAAATACTGCCGTGAATGGGTGTCAAACAGTAAGCCTCTAGATAAAGCTGTGGGTTCTGTAATGAAATTGAATTGCCCTACTGTCTCTGCTGGGACGGAAAAGTATGGTTTAGCCCCCTCCTGCTGCTTACATTCCATGTTCAAGTACCTGAAGAGCACACTGAAAGCCAAGACCGCAACAGCCTCTAGGCAATCACCTGTTGCAACCAGAAGCAGAACAAGTAAGAAGTGA